The Equus caballus isolate H_3958 breed thoroughbred chromosome 22, TB-T2T, whole genome shotgun sequence genome window below encodes:
- the RALY gene encoding RNA-binding protein Raly isoform X2, whose translation MSLKIQTSNVTNKNDPKSINSRVFIGNLNTAVVKKSDVETIFSKYGRVAGCSVHKGYAFVQYANERHARAAVLGENGRVLAGQTLDINMAGEPKPNRPKGLKRAASAIYSGYSFDYDYYRDDFYDRLFDYRGRLSPVPVPRAVPVKRPRVTVPLVRRVKTTIPVKLFARSTAITTSSAKIKLKSSELQAIKTELAQIKSNIDALLGRLEQIAEEQKANPDGKKKGESGSGSGSGSGSGSGSSGGNSRPPAPQEDTASVAGTPQGEAQARDDGDEEGLLTHSEEELEHSQDTDAEDGALQ comes from the exons ATGTCTTTGAAGATCCAGACAAGCAATGTAACCAACAAGAATGACCCAAAGTCCATCAACTCTCGGGTCTTCATTGGAAACCTCAACACAGCTGTGGTGAAGAAGTCAGATGTGGAGACCATATTTTCCAAGTATGGCCGTGTGGCCGGCTGTTCTGTGCACAAAGGCTATGCCTTTGTTCAGTATGCCAATGAGCGCCATGCCCGGGCAGCTGTCCTGGGAGAGAATGGGCGGGTGCTGGCCGGGCAAACCCTGG ACATCAACATGGCTGGAGAGCCCAAGCCCAACAGGCCCAAGGGGTTGAAGAGAGCGGCATCTGCCATATACAG TGGCTACAGCTTTGACTATGATTACTACCGGGACGACTTCTACGACAG GCTCTTCGACTATCGGGGCCGCCTTTCACCTGTGCCAGTGCCCCGGGCAGTCCCCGTGAAGCGACCCCGGGTCACAGTCCCCTTGGTCCGACGTGTCAAAACCACCATTCCTGTCAAGCTTTTTGCCCGCTCCACAGCCATCACCACCAGCTCAGCCAAGATCAAGT TAAAGAGCAGTGAGCTGCAGGCCATCAAGACAGAACTGGCACAGATCAAGTCCAACATTGATGCCCTGCTGGGCCGCTTGGAGCAGATTGCTGAAGAGCAGAAGGCCAACCCAG ATGGCAAGAAGAAGGGTGAAAGTGGTAGTGGCagtggcagcggcagcggcagcggcagcggcagtaGTGGTGGCAACAGTCGGCCACCAGCCCCCCAAGAGGACACAGCTTCTGTCGCAGGCACACCCCAGGGAGAAGCACAGGCTCGAGACGACGGTGATGAGGAGGGGCTGCTGACACACAGCGAGGAAGAGCTG GAGCACAGCCAGGATACAGATGCGGAGGATGGGGCCTTGCAGTAA
- the RALY gene encoding RNA-binding protein Raly isoform X1, whose translation MSLKIQTSNVTNKNDPKSINSRVFIGNLNTAVVKKSDVETIFSKYGRVAGCSVHKGYAFVQYANERHARAAVLGENGRVLAGQTLDINMAGEPKPNRPKGLKRAASAIYSGYSFDYDYYRDDFYDRPCCSLWPICPHRLFDYRGRLSPVPVPRAVPVKRPRVTVPLVRRVKTTIPVKLFARSTAITTSSAKIKLKSSELQAIKTELAQIKSNIDALLGRLEQIAEEQKANPDGKKKGESGSGSGSGSGSGSGSSGGNSRPPAPQEDTASVAGTPQGEAQARDDGDEEGLLTHSEEELEHSQDTDAEDGALQ comes from the exons ATGTCTTTGAAGATCCAGACAAGCAATGTAACCAACAAGAATGACCCAAAGTCCATCAACTCTCGGGTCTTCATTGGAAACCTCAACACAGCTGTGGTGAAGAAGTCAGATGTGGAGACCATATTTTCCAAGTATGGCCGTGTGGCCGGCTGTTCTGTGCACAAAGGCTATGCCTTTGTTCAGTATGCCAATGAGCGCCATGCCCGGGCAGCTGTCCTGGGAGAGAATGGGCGGGTGCTGGCCGGGCAAACCCTGG ACATCAACATGGCTGGAGAGCCCAAGCCCAACAGGCCCAAGGGGTTGAAGAGAGCGGCATCTGCCATATACAG TGGCTACAGCTTTGACTATGATTACTACCGGGACGACTTCTACGACAG GCCATGCTGCAGCCTCTGGCCCATTTGCCCTCACAGGCTCTTCGACTATCGGGGCCGCCTTTCACCTGTGCCAGTGCCCCGGGCAGTCCCCGTGAAGCGACCCCGGGTCACAGTCCCCTTGGTCCGACGTGTCAAAACCACCATTCCTGTCAAGCTTTTTGCCCGCTCCACAGCCATCACCACCAGCTCAGCCAAGATCAAGT TAAAGAGCAGTGAGCTGCAGGCCATCAAGACAGAACTGGCACAGATCAAGTCCAACATTGATGCCCTGCTGGGCCGCTTGGAGCAGATTGCTGAAGAGCAGAAGGCCAACCCAG ATGGCAAGAAGAAGGGTGAAAGTGGTAGTGGCagtggcagcggcagcggcagcggcagcggcagtaGTGGTGGCAACAGTCGGCCACCAGCCCCCCAAGAGGACACAGCTTCTGTCGCAGGCACACCCCAGGGAGAAGCACAGGCTCGAGACGACGGTGATGAGGAGGGGCTGCTGACACACAGCGAGGAAGAGCTG GAGCACAGCCAGGATACAGATGCGGAGGATGGGGCCTTGCAGTAA
- the RALY gene encoding RNA-binding protein Raly isoform X3 gives MSLKIQTSNVTNKNDPKSINSRVFIGNLNTAVVKKSDVETIFSKYGRVAGCSVHKGYAFVQYANERHARAAVLGENGRVLAGQTLDINMAGEPKPNRPKGLKRAASAIYRPCCSLWPICPHRLFDYRGRLSPVPVPRAVPVKRPRVTVPLVRRVKTTIPVKLFARSTAITTSSAKIKLKSSELQAIKTELAQIKSNIDALLGRLEQIAEEQKANPDGKKKGESGSGSGSGSGSGSGSSGGNSRPPAPQEDTASVAGTPQGEAQARDDGDEEGLLTHSEEELEHSQDTDAEDGALQ, from the exons ATGTCTTTGAAGATCCAGACAAGCAATGTAACCAACAAGAATGACCCAAAGTCCATCAACTCTCGGGTCTTCATTGGAAACCTCAACACAGCTGTGGTGAAGAAGTCAGATGTGGAGACCATATTTTCCAAGTATGGCCGTGTGGCCGGCTGTTCTGTGCACAAAGGCTATGCCTTTGTTCAGTATGCCAATGAGCGCCATGCCCGGGCAGCTGTCCTGGGAGAGAATGGGCGGGTGCTGGCCGGGCAAACCCTGG ACATCAACATGGCTGGAGAGCCCAAGCCCAACAGGCCCAAGGGGTTGAAGAGAGCGGCATCTGCCATATACAG GCCATGCTGCAGCCTCTGGCCCATTTGCCCTCACAGGCTCTTCGACTATCGGGGCCGCCTTTCACCTGTGCCAGTGCCCCGGGCAGTCCCCGTGAAGCGACCCCGGGTCACAGTCCCCTTGGTCCGACGTGTCAAAACCACCATTCCTGTCAAGCTTTTTGCCCGCTCCACAGCCATCACCACCAGCTCAGCCAAGATCAAGT TAAAGAGCAGTGAGCTGCAGGCCATCAAGACAGAACTGGCACAGATCAAGTCCAACATTGATGCCCTGCTGGGCCGCTTGGAGCAGATTGCTGAAGAGCAGAAGGCCAACCCAG ATGGCAAGAAGAAGGGTGAAAGTGGTAGTGGCagtggcagcggcagcggcagcggcagcggcagtaGTGGTGGCAACAGTCGGCCACCAGCCCCCCAAGAGGACACAGCTTCTGTCGCAGGCACACCCCAGGGAGAAGCACAGGCTCGAGACGACGGTGATGAGGAGGGGCTGCTGACACACAGCGAGGAAGAGCTG GAGCACAGCCAGGATACAGATGCGGAGGATGGGGCCTTGCAGTAA
- the RALY gene encoding RNA-binding protein Raly isoform X4 — translation MSLKIQTSNVTNKNDPKSINSRVFIGNLNTAVVKKSDVETIFSKYGRVAGCSVHKGYAFVQYANERHARAAVLGENGRVLAGQTLDINMAGEPKPNRPKGLKRAASAIYRLFDYRGRLSPVPVPRAVPVKRPRVTVPLVRRVKTTIPVKLFARSTAITTSSAKIKLKSSELQAIKTELAQIKSNIDALLGRLEQIAEEQKANPDGKKKGESGSGSGSGSGSGSGSSGGNSRPPAPQEDTASVAGTPQGEAQARDDGDEEGLLTHSEEELEHSQDTDAEDGALQ, via the exons ATGTCTTTGAAGATCCAGACAAGCAATGTAACCAACAAGAATGACCCAAAGTCCATCAACTCTCGGGTCTTCATTGGAAACCTCAACACAGCTGTGGTGAAGAAGTCAGATGTGGAGACCATATTTTCCAAGTATGGCCGTGTGGCCGGCTGTTCTGTGCACAAAGGCTATGCCTTTGTTCAGTATGCCAATGAGCGCCATGCCCGGGCAGCTGTCCTGGGAGAGAATGGGCGGGTGCTGGCCGGGCAAACCCTGG ACATCAACATGGCTGGAGAGCCCAAGCCCAACAGGCCCAAGGGGTTGAAGAGAGCGGCATCTGCCATATACAG GCTCTTCGACTATCGGGGCCGCCTTTCACCTGTGCCAGTGCCCCGGGCAGTCCCCGTGAAGCGACCCCGGGTCACAGTCCCCTTGGTCCGACGTGTCAAAACCACCATTCCTGTCAAGCTTTTTGCCCGCTCCACAGCCATCACCACCAGCTCAGCCAAGATCAAGT TAAAGAGCAGTGAGCTGCAGGCCATCAAGACAGAACTGGCACAGATCAAGTCCAACATTGATGCCCTGCTGGGCCGCTTGGAGCAGATTGCTGAAGAGCAGAAGGCCAACCCAG ATGGCAAGAAGAAGGGTGAAAGTGGTAGTGGCagtggcagcggcagcggcagcggcagcggcagtaGTGGTGGCAACAGTCGGCCACCAGCCCCCCAAGAGGACACAGCTTCTGTCGCAGGCACACCCCAGGGAGAAGCACAGGCTCGAGACGACGGTGATGAGGAGGGGCTGCTGACACACAGCGAGGAAGAGCTG GAGCACAGCCAGGATACAGATGCGGAGGATGGGGCCTTGCAGTAA